In the genome of Oxalobacter aliiformigenes, one region contains:
- a CDS encoding TonB-dependent receptor domain-containing protein gives MHSHVSIRRRHVAIKPLLLVSLLTGCFAGAAFAQETGDIEEKTLEPVVVTASRIEQLQKDAIPSTTVITSETIQNKKLADLPSLLKSEAGIDFARSGGAGTATSVFMRGTNSSQLLVMIDGVPIQDGNAIGTVDLLSHIQPDQIDHIEVVRGNVSAIYGSGAMGGVIQIFTKQGTGKPTANVFAEYGSDNTTKIGAGVSGKTEAGTSFALSVTRFRTDGFSTMDSSKNAGVNPDDDYDRNVSVNAALSQRLNRDHEIGARLYMYDAKFDYDNINGAASDNYGKSKQWTGAVYSKNRFTQDWLSTVTVSYNSIERHDNEWGGVINNWGGFIENYDHNAKFRSETKLLQWNNTIALSSDWTLTAGIDAGSEEAHVNSKAPYDYYSNYSMDVNRDKYSVYAGLLGKVGTHNLQANVRYDHVEDADSDITGYLGYGYDLTSTWKLLASVSTSFLAPTLYQQYYPNGGNADLKSERSTNYEAGIQYAKGKDLFRLSVFEWHTRDLIDYATGGNGYGYYNVSRAKNTGVEFNANTEIFGIDIRSNLTWQNPKNRETDEQLVKRPKFFGSLNVSKTMGPWYFGGDVLFNGHRADKDYASEYRLGSYTLVNLNARYNINKNISLYARIENLFDKDYETAYGYNQPDRGAYVGVNVKM, from the coding sequence ATGCATTCCCACGTTTCAATCCGTCGCCGTCATGTGGCGATCAAACCCCTTTTGCTCGTTTCCCTGCTGACCGGCTGCTTTGCCGGTGCCGCTTTCGCACAGGAAACCGGCGATATCGAAGAAAAAACACTGGAACCCGTTGTGGTGACCGCCTCGCGTATCGAACAGCTGCAGAAAGACGCCATTCCCAGTACGACCGTCATCACTTCTGAGACCATCCAGAACAAGAAACTGGCTGACTTGCCGTCTTTGTTAAAGAGTGAGGCAGGGATTGATTTTGCACGGAGTGGTGGCGCGGGTACAGCTACTTCAGTGTTCATGAGAGGAACCAATTCGTCGCAATTGCTGGTCATGATCGACGGGGTTCCTATTCAGGATGGTAATGCGATAGGTACCGTGGATTTGCTTTCCCATATCCAGCCTGACCAGATTGATCATATCGAAGTCGTCCGCGGCAATGTTTCAGCCATTTATGGTTCTGGCGCGATGGGGGGGGTCATCCAGATTTTCACCAAGCAGGGAACCGGAAAACCGACAGCCAACGTTTTTGCTGAATATGGTTCTGATAATACTACCAAGATCGGTGCGGGTGTGTCGGGCAAGACGGAAGCGGGAACGAGTTTCGCATTGTCAGTAACACGGTTCAGAACGGATGGTTTCTCTACAATGGATTCTTCAAAGAATGCAGGGGTAAATCCAGATGATGATTATGACAGAAATGTCAGTGTCAATGCCGCGTTATCTCAGCGGTTAAACAGGGATCATGAAATTGGTGCACGTTTATATATGTATGATGCGAAATTTGATTATGACAATATAAACGGAGCAGCATCAGATAATTATGGTAAATCCAAACAATGGACGGGTGCGGTTTATAGTAAGAATCGTTTTACACAAGACTGGCTTTCAACTGTAACAGTTTCTTATAACAGTATCGAGCGCCATGATAATGAATGGGGAGGAGTGATTAATAATTGGGGAGGATTTATCGAGAACTACGATCATAATGCCAAATTTCGTAGTGAAACAAAATTATTGCAATGGAATAATACGATTGCATTATCATCTGACTGGACATTAACAGCAGGTATTGATGCGGGTTCGGAAGAAGCTCATGTTAATTCAAAAGCACCCTATGATTATTATAGCAATTATTCAATGGATGTTAATCGGGATAAATACAGTGTCTATGCCGGTTTGCTCGGCAAAGTAGGTACACATAACTTACAGGCAAATGTTCGTTATGATCATGTAGAAGATGCAGATTCGGATATAACGGGATACTTGGGATATGGATATGATCTGACGTCAACGTGGAAATTATTGGCTAGTGTATCTACTTCTTTCTTGGCACCGACTTTATATCAGCAATATTATCCAAATGGCGGGAATGCAGATTTGAAATCTGAGCGTTCAACCAATTATGAGGCTGGCATTCAATATGCCAAGGGTAAAGACCTGTTTAGATTGAGTGTATTTGAATGGCATACAAGAGACTTAATAGATTACGCTACAGGCGGTAATGGGTACGGGTATTACAATGTCAGTCGTGCAAAAAATACAGGTGTCGAGTTCAATGCAAATACAGAAATATTTGGAATTGATATTCGCTCAAATTTGACGTGGCAGAATCCAAAGAATCGCGAAACAGATGAACAGTTAGTAAAACGTCCAAAATTCTTTGGTTCTCTTAATGTTTCGAAAACGATGGGGCCATGGTATTTTGGGGGAGATGTTTTGTTTAATGGACATAGGGCTGACAAGGATTATGCATCAGAATACAGATTGGGTTCCTATACGCTTGTCAACCTGAATGCCCGTTACAATATCAACAAGAACATTTCGCTTTATGCCCGTATCGAAAACCTGTTCGACAAGGATTACGAAACGGCATACGGTTACAACCAGCCAGATCGCGGCGCGTATGTGGGGGTGAACGTGAAGATGTAA
- a CDS encoding TonB-dependent receptor domain-containing protein encodes MSDKKFIAKRSLFSGICRGAGFFLSGMGVLSMCLVSVAWAREDSVAEEELATVVVTASRFQEQEGEALSATTVITQQTIRNKQLADLASLLRSEAGIEFDRMGGPGMVTSVFMRGSNANRVLVQLDGVPVTDGSVMGSAAILSQLQPDQIDRIEIVRGDISAVYGMGAAGGVIRIFTKRGEGRPSASLFAEYGSRDTSRLGARVSGQSDDTRFALTASRSDTRGFSTMSSSENPMVNPDRDGNENVTVTGNVSCRFGADGELGMRLYLGDARYDYDIGGGPDEVNTGRNRQWIGAVYGKKRFSPDWLSALTLSRMDIRRKYETKYGIVRPSSEWNGMVFPLRDPNGKSDSRARTSLLRWHNDVVLSSDWTATAGVEAGHEEAESGKDGRSSVWNRDRYSLYGGISGKTGAHDWQVNVRYDRAGQADSAVSGYLGYGHALTPVWKLVGNISTSFLVPTLYQQYNPVYGNRDLKAEKTRAAEVGVQYASAETRVRLTAFSWFTRDLIDFDSALHYVNVGKARNRGLEMVLHTVLAGMDVNTSLTVQQPEDVSAETVLARRARRLGTFNVSKTSGRWYAGGNVQYTGERVDGSHRLPAYWLASLDVRCRISREVSVYGRIENLFDKDYETVYGYNQPGRGIYVGVDLTM; translated from the coding sequence ATGTCCGACAAAAAATTCATCGCGAAACGGAGCCTGTTTTCCGGCATTTGCCGGGGAGCAGGCTTTTTTCTGTCCGGGATGGGAGTTTTGTCCATGTGTCTGGTCTCTGTGGCATGGGCGCGGGAAGACTCTGTTGCAGAAGAAGAGCTGGCGACGGTGGTCGTGACGGCCTCCCGTTTCCAGGAGCAGGAAGGGGAAGCGCTTTCTGCCACGACAGTGATTACGCAACAGACTATCCGTAACAAACAACTGGCCGATCTGGCGTCACTTTTGCGCAGTGAGGCAGGTATCGAGTTTGACCGGATGGGGGGACCGGGGATGGTGACGTCGGTTTTCATGCGGGGCAGCAATGCGAACCGGGTGCTGGTGCAGCTCGACGGTGTGCCGGTGACGGACGGGTCGGTGATGGGCTCCGCGGCCATATTGAGCCAGCTTCAGCCTGACCAGATCGACCGTATCGAGATAGTTCGTGGTGATATATCGGCCGTTTACGGGATGGGGGCCGCGGGCGGGGTGATCCGGATTTTCACAAAACGCGGAGAAGGCAGGCCATCGGCCAGTTTGTTTGCGGAATATGGCAGTCGTGATACATCCCGGTTGGGGGCCCGTGTATCCGGACAATCGGACGATACCCGTTTTGCGCTGACGGCGTCCCGTTCGGATACGCGTGGTTTCTCAACCATGTCTTCGTCGGAGAATCCGATGGTCAATCCGGACAGGGATGGCAATGAGAATGTGACTGTGACGGGAAATGTGTCGTGCCGTTTCGGGGCGGACGGGGAGCTGGGGATGCGTCTGTATCTGGGGGATGCACGGTATGATTACGATATCGGCGGTGGTCCGGATGAGGTCAATACCGGCAGAAACCGGCAATGGATCGGGGCGGTATATGGCAAAAAACGTTTTTCACCGGACTGGCTGTCCGCCCTGACGTTGTCACGTATGGACATCAGGCGGAAATATGAGACGAAATATGGTATCGTGCGTCCGTCCTCCGAATGGAACGGTATGGTTTTTCCGCTCAGGGATCCCAATGGAAAATCGGATTCACGGGCACGGACCAGTCTGTTGCGATGGCATAATGATGTGGTGCTGTCCAGTGACTGGACGGCGACAGCCGGTGTTGAAGCGGGGCACGAGGAGGCGGAGTCCGGGAAAGATGGCAGGAGCAGTGTATGGAATCGTGACCGGTACAGCCTGTATGGCGGAATATCGGGAAAAACCGGAGCGCATGACTGGCAGGTGAATGTGCGTTATGACCGTGCAGGTCAGGCGGATTCGGCAGTTTCGGGATATCTGGGTTATGGCCATGCACTGACACCGGTCTGGAAACTGGTGGGCAATATCTCGACGTCTTTTCTGGTTCCGACACTGTATCAGCAATACAATCCGGTGTATGGCAACCGCGATCTGAAAGCAGAAAAGACCCGTGCCGCCGAGGTGGGTGTCCAGTATGCATCGGCGGAAACAAGAGTGCGGTTGACGGCTTTTTCGTGGTTTACGCGTGATCTGATCGATTTTGATTCGGCATTGCATTATGTCAATGTCGGCAAGGCGAGAAACCGGGGATTGGAGATGGTATTGCATACGGTGCTGGCCGGGATGGATGTGAATACCAGCCTGACGGTTCAGCAACCTGAGGATGTATCGGCTGAAACGGTGTTGGCCCGCCGGGCCAGGCGGCTGGGGACGTTCAATGTTTCGAAAACGTCCGGTCGGTGGTATGCCGGAGGCAATGTGCAATATACGGGAGAACGGGTGGATGGCAGCCACAGGTTGCCGGCTTACTGGCTGGCCAGTCTGGATGTGCGTTGTCGCATTTCGCGGGAAGTATCCGTTTATGGACGCATTGAAAATCTTTTCGACAAGGATTACGAGACGGTTTACGGTTATAACCAGCCCGGCAGGGGGATTTATGTCGGGGTTGATTTGACGATGTAA
- a CDS encoding iron ABC transporter permease — MTGSAGLGIRELADAAMSLASGENGSLAAVVLGMRLERAFAAFLTGGALALAGCLMQALLRNPLADPYVLGVSGGASAGALVMLFLSASLWAVSTVAFCGALAVALILYGLSRRDFASYDGSSRLLLTGVILAFGCSAVVTLLLTVAPDHDLRGMVFWLVGDLSGATFNAGFVLVVAAVFIPVWRVSSAVNLLALHADMARSLGVNVPWLKKGLFAGGALLTATAVTGAGNIGFVGLIVPHACRMMWGPDHRFLFPAALLTGGFFLVLADTLARTVFAPHQLPVGVVTSLIGVPVFLFQLYRGGR; from the coding sequence GTGACCGGTTCGGCCGGGCTGGGGATTCGGGAACTGGCCGACGCGGCGATGTCTCTGGCATCCGGTGAAAACGGCTCGCTGGCTGCCGTCGTGCTGGGGATGCGGCTGGAAAGAGCGTTTGCTGCCTTTTTGACGGGGGGCGCGCTGGCGCTGGCCGGTTGTCTGATGCAGGCGCTTTTGCGTAATCCGCTGGCCGATCCCTATGTGCTGGGGGTTTCCGGCGGCGCTTCGGCCGGTGCGCTGGTCATGCTGTTTCTTTCGGCTTCCCTGTGGGCGGTCAGTACCGTTGCGTTCTGCGGCGCGCTGGCCGTCGCGCTGATCCTGTACGGGTTGTCCAGACGGGATTTCGCTTCGTATGACGGTTCATCACGGCTGCTTCTGACGGGTGTCATTCTGGCATTCGGATGCAGTGCGGTGGTGACGCTGTTGCTGACGGTCGCGCCCGATCATGACTTGCGGGGAATGGTTTTCTGGCTGGTGGGCGATTTGTCGGGAGCGACGTTCAATGCCGGGTTCGTTCTGGTCGTCGCCGCGGTTTTCATTCCGGTCTGGCGCGTTTCTTCTGCAGTCAACTTGCTGGCGCTGCATGCGGATATGGCCCGGTCGCTGGGGGTCAATGTTCCCTGGCTCAAAAAGGGGCTGTTTGCCGGTGGGGCGCTTCTGACGGCGACAGCCGTTACCGGAGCCGGCAATATCGGTTTTGTCGGCCTGATCGTGCCGCATGCCTGCCGGATGATGTGGGGGCCGGATCACCGTTTTCTTTTTCCGGCTGCTTTGTTGACGGGCGGTTTTTTTCTGGTGCTGGCGGATACGCTGGCCAGAACGGTGTTCGCGCCCCATCAGTTGCCGGTCGGGGTGGTGACTTCCTTGATCGGGGTTCCCGTTTTTCTGTTTCAGCTGTATCGGGGCGGGAGATGA
- a CDS encoding ABC transporter ATP-binding protein, which produces MTTLVANDLDLRAGKRVLVEKLDWTVGAGQCWFVYGRNGAGKTTLLQTLAGLRLPDGGKIVLDGRELSGWSTLQLARRRAYLPQSRQDAFGFTVFETVLAARFPWRSEGMWESSEDRDVAAGALKRMDVLELAERDIRSLSGGERQRVAIAALLAQDTPLMLLDEPASALDLAHQAGLMRTVAGLSREENRAVVMVVHDLNLAWGVASHVLLLYGDGTWEAGSCEEMMVSEKLSHCLHYPVERVSCGNRPVFVSF; this is translated from the coding sequence ATGACGACGCTGGTGGCGAACGATCTGGATTTGCGGGCGGGAAAGCGGGTGCTGGTTGAAAAACTGGACTGGACGGTCGGGGCGGGACAGTGCTGGTTCGTGTATGGCCGTAACGGTGCCGGAAAAACGACCTTGTTGCAGACTCTGGCCGGTTTGCGTTTGCCAGATGGTGGAAAAATCGTGCTTGACGGGCGGGAGCTGTCCGGCTGGTCGACGCTGCAACTGGCGAGGAGGCGGGCTTATTTGCCGCAGTCCCGGCAGGATGCTTTCGGTTTTACGGTGTTTGAAACGGTGCTGGCGGCCCGTTTTCCCTGGCGGTCGGAAGGGATGTGGGAATCGTCTGAAGACCGTGATGTGGCAGCCGGTGCGTTGAAACGGATGGATGTGCTCGAGCTGGCGGAGCGCGATATCCGGTCCCTGTCGGGCGGGGAGCGGCAACGGGTGGCGATTGCAGCGCTCTTGGCACAGGATACCCCGCTGATGTTGCTGGATGAACCGGCGAGTGCGCTGGATCTGGCCCATCAGGCCGGTTTGATGAGGACTGTAGCCGGATTGAGCCGTGAAGAAAACCGGGCGGTTGTCATGGTGGTGCATGATCTCAATCTGGCCTGGGGAGTCGCCTCGCATGTATTGTTGCTGTACGGAGACGGCACATGGGAGGCAGGTTCCTGTGAGGAAATGATGGTTTCGGAAAAGCTGTCGCACTGTCTGCATTATCCTGTCGAAAGGGTGAGTTGTGGCAACCGGCCTGTTTTCGTTTCTTTCTGA
- a CDS encoding cobalamin-binding protein, protein MRSVCFGAFCGLFFMVRVFAAIVVTDDEGKTVSLAQPAQRVVSLSPHATEMLYAIGAAEELVGVTRYSEYPGQAKSLPVVGDFRQIDLEKVLVLKPDLIVVWSGGNPPKQVGKLERAGIAVFYSNPRRLADIPGNMVRLGMLTGHEDQARRVAGQWNGRLDRLKRRYRNRAGLRVFYQVSDVPLFTLNGKQIVSEVIDLCGGKNVFADIPVLAPHVSTEAVLAANPEVIVSTRGMGTENGLSGWRRYKMLDAVRYRNLFHMNPDWLDRPGPRMIEGAEMMCRQLDEARKNRQAARP, encoded by the coding sequence ATGCGTAGCGTATGTTTCGGGGCGTTTTGCGGTCTGTTTTTCATGGTACGGGTTTTCGCGGCGATTGTGGTGACGGATGATGAGGGAAAAACGGTATCGCTGGCGCAACCGGCGCAACGTGTCGTTTCGTTGTCGCCTCATGCAACGGAAATGTTGTATGCCATTGGGGCAGCGGAAGAGCTGGTCGGGGTGACGCGTTACAGCGAATATCCCGGGCAGGCGAAATCGCTTCCGGTAGTCGGTGATTTCCGGCAGATTGATCTGGAGAAGGTTTTGGTGCTGAAGCCGGATCTGATCGTTGTCTGGAGTGGGGGCAATCCGCCGAAACAGGTCGGAAAACTGGAACGGGCCGGGATTGCTGTGTTCTACAGCAATCCCCGGCGTCTTGCAGACATCCCCGGCAACATGGTCCGTCTCGGTATGCTGACCGGGCATGAAGATCAGGCCAGAAGGGTGGCCGGGCAGTGGAACGGGCGACTGGACAGGCTGAAACGGCGTTACCGGAACCGCGCCGGGCTGCGCGTTTTCTACCAGGTTTCGGATGTGCCGCTGTTTACCCTGAACGGGAAACAGATTGTCAGTGAAGTCATTGACCTGTGTGGCGGAAAGAATGTTTTCGCGGATATCCCGGTACTGGCACCGCATGTGAGTACGGAAGCGGTGCTGGCAGCCAATCCGGAGGTGATTGTCAGTACGCGGGGGATGGGAACGGAAAACGGATTGTCTGGCTGGAGACGTTACAAAATGCTGGATGCCGTCCGTTACCGCAATCTTTTCCATATGAATCCGGACTGGCTGGACCGTCCCGGTCCCCGGATGATCGAGGGGGCTGAGATGATGTGTCGCCAGCTGGATGAAGCCCGAAAGAACAGACAGGCGGCCCGGCCATGA
- the panC gene encoding pantoate--beta-alanine ligase, which translates to MKVVTTIEELRNQLRGQLRTAFVPTMGNLHDGHLSLMRLAKKHGDPVVASIFVNRLQFGPNEDFDTYPRTFKADVEKLEKEGVYVLFAPTEKDMYPVPQEFRVQPPQELADILEGKFRPGFFNGVTTVLLKLFSCVNPAVAIFGKKDYQQLMVVRSMAQQFALPMKIIAAETWRADDGLALSSRNTYLTKEQRKEAPNLYKTLQNIADKMHGGYLDIYKLEKHAMEELRQRGWVPDYISIRKQSNLQPPTAGELAEKEPLVVLAAAKLGDTRLIDNLEI; encoded by the coding sequence ATGAAAGTAGTTACCACCATAGAAGAACTCCGCAACCAGCTGCGCGGACAACTGCGAACCGCCTTCGTTCCCACCATGGGAAACCTCCATGACGGTCATCTGTCGCTGATGCGGCTTGCAAAAAAACACGGCGATCCCGTCGTCGCTTCCATTTTCGTCAACCGTCTGCAATTCGGGCCGAACGAGGACTTCGATACCTATCCGCGTACGTTCAAGGCCGACGTTGAAAAACTGGAAAAAGAAGGCGTTTACGTACTTTTCGCCCCGACCGAAAAAGACATGTACCCCGTCCCTCAGGAATTCCGCGTCCAGCCGCCCCAAGAACTGGCCGACATTCTCGAAGGCAAATTCCGTCCCGGCTTTTTCAACGGCGTCACCACGGTATTGCTGAAGCTCTTTTCCTGCGTCAACCCGGCTGTCGCCATTTTCGGCAAGAAAGATTACCAGCAGCTGATGGTCGTACGCAGCATGGCCCAGCAGTTCGCTCTCCCCATGAAAATCATCGCGGCGGAAACATGGCGTGCGGACGACGGCCTGGCCCTTTCGTCCCGCAATACCTATCTGACGAAAGAACAACGCAAGGAAGCGCCCAACCTGTACAAGACCCTGCAAAACATCGCCGACAAGATGCACGGCGGTTATCTCGACATCTACAAACTGGAAAAACACGCCATGGAAGAACTCCGCCAGCGCGGCTGGGTACCGGACTATATTTCCATCCGCAAACAATCCAACCTCCAGCCGCCGACAGCAGGCGAACTGGCCGAAAAAGAACCGCTGGTCGTACTGGCGGCCGCCAAACTGGGCGATACCCGCCTGATCGACAATCTGGAAATCTGA
- a CDS encoding segregation and condensation protein A, with amino-acid sequence MPDSRENHTFSADANAPVPSGKAGGADIVARLYGESVTEIPDDLYIPPEALEVFLEAFEGPLDLLLYLIRRQNFNILDIPMAQLTLQYLHYVDRIRAQKLELAAEYLLMAAMLVEIKSRLLLPKVKTETNEEPEDPRAELVRRLLEYERMKMAAKSLDELPKLGNDFFLPQAVIAKSTEKVWPCISADELRHAFAEIIRRAKLTASHTVGKQELSVREHMSSILRQLRNARFVEFHELFDESEGVAVLVVHFLALLELAKETLVEITQIEAGAPIYIRLTQCND; translated from the coding sequence ATGCCGGATTCCAGAGAGAACCATACGTTTTCCGCCGACGCGAACGCCCCTGTGCCATCCGGCAAAGCGGGCGGCGCCGACATCGTCGCACGCCTGTACGGTGAATCCGTCACGGAAATCCCCGACGATCTCTACATTCCGCCGGAAGCGCTGGAAGTCTTTCTGGAAGCATTCGAAGGTCCGCTCGATTTGTTGCTTTACCTTATCCGGCGCCAGAATTTCAATATTCTGGACATTCCCATGGCCCAGCTGACACTGCAATACCTGCATTACGTCGACCGTATCCGCGCGCAGAAGCTGGAACTGGCCGCGGAATATCTCCTGATGGCCGCCATGCTGGTGGAAATCAAATCCCGTCTTTTGCTGCCGAAAGTGAAAACCGAAACGAACGAGGAACCGGAAGACCCGCGCGCCGAACTGGTCCGCCGCCTTCTCGAATACGAACGCATGAAAATGGCCGCGAAATCGCTCGACGAATTGCCCAAACTGGGAAACGACTTCTTCCTTCCGCAGGCAGTCATCGCAAAAAGCACCGAAAAAGTCTGGCCCTGCATCTCCGCCGATGAGTTGCGCCATGCTTTCGCCGAAATCATCCGCCGGGCCAAACTGACCGCCAGCCATACCGTCGGCAAACAGGAACTGTCCGTCAGGGAACACATGTCCTCGATCCTGCGTCAACTACGCAACGCCCGGTTTGTCGAATTCCACGAGCTTTTCGATGAATCGGAAGGGGTCGCCGTCCTTGTCGTCCACTTTCTGGCCCTTCTGGAACTGGCGAAAGAGACACTGGTCGAAATCACCCAGATCGAAGCGGGAGCCCCGATTTATATAAGGTTGACCCAATGCAATGATTGA
- a CDS encoding GNAT family N-acetyltransferase — protein sequence MRIIVREAVLEDAPLIANLTRKAWAGKCPPTSRGHRDTWVNVNEDLHAGGAFILLVDDIPAGSLRWAPLDEDENVWKIRRLGVIPAFCGQNLSQHLIEAVIHHAQLCEIAELRLFLHRYLEPLTSLYEAYGFELAPEIEFSTRDTLDLPPIMMRKTVES from the coding sequence ATGAGAATTATCGTCCGGGAAGCAGTTCTTGAAGACGCCCCCCTAATCGCGAACCTGACGAGAAAAGCCTGGGCGGGAAAGTGTCCGCCCACTTCGCGAGGACATCGCGATACATGGGTCAACGTCAATGAGGATCTCCACGCCGGCGGTGCTTTCATACTGCTTGTCGACGATATTCCGGCCGGATCGCTTCGCTGGGCACCGCTGGATGAAGACGAAAACGTCTGGAAAATCAGGCGTCTGGGAGTCATTCCCGCTTTTTGCGGACAGAACCTTTCCCAGCACCTGATCGAAGCGGTCATACACCATGCCCAGCTGTGCGAAATCGCCGAGCTCCGTCTTTTCCTGCACCGATATCTGGAACCTCTGACCAGCCTGTACGAGGCATACGGCTTCGAACTGGCCCCCGAAATCGAATTTTCCACTCGGGATACGCTGGATCTTCCTCCCATCATGATGAGAAAAACAGTGGAATCGTGA
- the metG gene encoding methionine--tRNA ligase, which produces MSRKLFVTTALPYANAPFHIGHIMEYIQADIWVRFQRMQQDEGKPREVHFVGADDVHGAPIMIAAEKAGKTPQEFVAEIAAGRAAPLNGFLVSFDNWHSTDGPENHELSREIYRRLKAKGLIVSRTIEQFFDPVKEMFLPDRYIKGECPKCGAKDQYGDNCEACSSVYTPTELKNPYSILTGATPVMKQSEHFFFRLSDPQCTAFLKEWTLGDIEDHPRLQPEVANKAREWLEGKDGSENALSDWDISRDAPYFGIEIPDAPGKYFYVWLDAPVGYLASLKNYFNKTGGDYDAFMADPETEQYHFIGKDIIYFHTLFWPAMLHFADMRVPDNVFVHGFITVGGEKMSKSRGTGISPLRYLEIGMNPEWLRYYLAAKLSNRVEDIDFTGEDFIARVNSDLIGKYVNIASRASGFITKRFGGKLAQDWAGKETPVLETLRNASGEIADLYEKREFGKALRQIMHLADEVNAYVDENKPWVLAKDPARNEELHQVCTRLLEAFRILTIYLKPVLPAVAEKVEAFLNLSPLQWPDVSKPLADGHTINTYEHLMQRVDQKMLDALFDAPAPQAARPEKETAADNGMEPLAEQITIDDFAKVDMRIAKIVDCSLVEGADKLLRLSVDVGEGRLRNIFAGIRSAYKPEDLIGKLTVVVANLAPRKMKFGVSEGMIMAASDKADTGIYILQPWPGAKPGMRLR; this is translated from the coding sequence ATGTCACGAAAGCTGTTTGTCACTACTGCACTGCCATACGCCAATGCCCCGTTCCATATCGGACATATCATGGAATACATTCAGGCCGATATCTGGGTCCGTTTCCAGCGAATGCAGCAGGATGAAGGAAAACCACGCGAAGTCCATTTCGTCGGTGCCGACGACGTTCACGGCGCCCCCATCATGATAGCGGCTGAAAAAGCCGGCAAAACACCCCAGGAATTCGTGGCGGAAATCGCCGCCGGCCGTGCCGCCCCGCTAAACGGTTTTCTGGTCAGCTTCGACAACTGGCATTCGACCGACGGCCCCGAAAACCACGAGCTTTCCCGCGAAATCTACCGCCGTCTCAAGGCGAAAGGACTGATCGTTTCCCGAACCATCGAACAGTTTTTCGACCCCGTCAAGGAAATGTTCCTGCCGGACCGGTACATCAAGGGCGAATGCCCGAAATGCGGCGCAAAAGACCAGTACGGCGACAACTGCGAGGCATGCAGCAGCGTCTATACCCCGACGGAACTGAAAAACCCCTATTCCATCCTGACCGGTGCCACGCCGGTCATGAAACAGTCCGAACACTTTTTCTTCAGACTGTCCGACCCGCAATGCACCGCCTTCCTGAAAGAATGGACGCTGGGCGATATCGAAGACCACCCGCGCCTGCAACCCGAAGTCGCCAACAAGGCACGCGAATGGCTCGAAGGCAAGGACGGCAGCGAAAACGCACTCTCAGACTGGGATATCAGTCGCGACGCCCCGTACTTCGGCATCGAAATACCGGACGCACCGGGCAAATACTTTTACGTCTGGCTGGATGCACCGGTTGGTTACCTCGCCTCGCTGAAAAACTACTTCAACAAGACAGGTGGTGATTACGACGCCTTCATGGCCGATCCCGAAACGGAACAATACCATTTCATCGGCAAGGACATCATTTACTTCCATACCCTGTTCTGGCCGGCCATGCTGCATTTTGCCGACATGCGCGTGCCTGACAACGTCTTCGTGCACGGTTTCATCACGGTAGGGGGTGAAAAAATGTCCAAGTCGCGCGGAACCGGCATTTCACCACTGCGTTATCTGGAAATCGGCATGAATCCGGAATGGCTGCGCTACTATCTGGCGGCCAAACTCTCCAACCGCGTCGAAGACATCGATTTCACCGGGGAAGATTTCATCGCACGGGTCAATTCCGACCTGATCGGCAAGTACGTCAACATCGCCAGCCGCGCGTCCGGCTTCATCACCAAACGCTTCGGCGGAAAACTCGCACAGGACTGGGCAGGGAAAGAAACACCGGTACTGGAAACACTCCGTAACGCATCCGGGGAAATCGCCGACCTGTACGAAAAACGGGAATTCGGCAAGGCGCTTCGCCAGATCATGCACCTGGCCGATGAAGTGAACGCTTACGTCGATGAAAACAAACCGTGGGTTCTGGCCAAGGATCCCGCCCGAAACGAAGAACTGCACCAGGTCTGTACCCGTCTGCTGGAAGCCTTCCGCATTCTGACGATTTATCTGAAACCGGTATTGCCTGCCGTCGCGGAAAAAGTCGAGGCATTCCTGAACCTTTCCCCCCTCCAGTGGCCGGACGTATCGAAACCGCTGGCCGACGGCCATACCATCAATACGTATGAACACCTGATGCAACGTGTGGATCAGAAAATGCTGGATGCCCTGTTCGATGCACCCGCACCGCAAGCCGCCCGGCCTGAAAAGGAAACGGCAGCGGACAACGGCATGGAACCGCTTGCCGAACAGATCACCATCGACGACTTCGCCAAAGTCGATATGCGCATCGCGAAAATCGTCGACTGTTCTCTGGTCGAGGGTGCCGACAAACTGCTGAGACTGTCGGTTGATGTCGGCGAAGGCCGGTTGCGCAACATCTTCGCCGGAATCCGTTCGGCCTACAAACCGGAAGATCTGATCGGCAAACTGACCGTTGTCGTCGCCAATCTGGCTCCCCGCAAAATGAAATTCGGTGTCTCGGAAGGAATGATCATGGCCGCGTCGGACAAGGCCGATACCGGAATCTATATCCTCCAGCCGTGGCCGGGCGCAAAACCGGGTATGCGTCTGCGTTAA